A stretch of Microcoleus sp. FACHB-68 DNA encodes these proteins:
- a CDS encoding response regulator transcription factor encodes MSAQLLLVDDEPGLREAVQAYLEDSGFSVNVASNANLGWELVQQKRPDLVITDVMMPQVDGYQFLKQLRDDPRFKALPVVFLTARGMTSDRILGYQAGCDAYISKPFDPDELVAIVENLLERREATAKTGDGETPDITELASQIAEIKSLLTGRSGITQTPAPIKIDLTPREQSVLDLVAQGLMNKEIARRLETSVRNVEKYVSRLFSKTGTNSRTELVRYALEHGLTK; translated from the coding sequence ATGTCAGCACAATTATTACTGGTCGATGATGAGCCTGGATTGCGCGAAGCAGTGCAAGCTTATCTAGAAGACAGTGGATTTAGTGTGAACGTAGCCAGTAATGCCAATCTCGGATGGGAACTGGTGCAGCAGAAACGGCCTGATTTGGTGATTACGGACGTGATGATGCCCCAAGTCGATGGCTATCAGTTTCTCAAGCAATTGCGAGATGACCCTCGTTTTAAGGCGTTGCCGGTGGTGTTTTTAACTGCTAGAGGCATGACATCTGACCGAATTCTAGGCTATCAAGCCGGCTGTGATGCCTATATTTCTAAGCCGTTTGACCCCGATGAATTGGTGGCAATTGTAGAAAATTTGCTGGAGAGGCGAGAGGCGACGGCAAAGACTGGCGATGGTGAAACGCCTGATATTACTGAGCTTGCCAGTCAAATTGCTGAGATTAAGTCTTTACTGACGGGTCGTAGTGGCATTACGCAGACACCGGCACCGATTAAAATTGACTTGACTCCCAGAGAGCAAAGTGTTTTGGATCTGGTTGCTCAAGGGTTGATGAATAAAGAAATTGCCCGCCGCTTAGAAACCAGTGTTCGCAATGTGGAAAAGTATGTTAGCCGGCTATTTAGCAAAACCGGCACCAATAGCCGCACTGAATTAGTCCGCTACGCCTTGGAACACGGCTTAACAAAGTAG
- a CDS encoding HlyD family efflux transporter periplasmic adaptor subunit translates to MLSESDSEFFQPLNSNEFLPPISLWTRLGGLFLVATFGIGVTVAAITKYNVTVKAAATVRPTGDLRLIQAAAQGSVNRIEIKENQAVKQGEVIAYIDDSQLQTKKNQLQGNIQNNQLQLTQLDAQMKAIDGQVAAETDRNNRMVASAQADLIRTQRDYQNQQVTSVAGVSEAVANLRSSEEELQKAQADLTSAEANLRSIEAALKSARTRRDRYQPLVESGGLSQDQFEEVKLAVEQQEEAVEQQKAVIAGQKQAIERQQQAIEAAKARLQGASAGLDPSEAIVAMAREKIDQEKAAGVATLARLNQEREQLIQRKVELQSQLGRDQQELQQIETELKYTVIRAPVSGTIHQLNLRNTSQMVRPGDLIAQISPSEAPLVVKALVSSEDISRVKAGQAVQMRVSACPYPDYGILKGKVTGVSPDAMKPDVNSQSPQTPTSNAAFFEVTVQPENLALVQGDRKCPIQAGMQGTADIISRKETVLTFILRKARLLTDL, encoded by the coding sequence ATGTTGAGTGAATCAGACTCAGAATTTTTTCAACCACTTAATAGTAACGAATTTCTCCCGCCTATCAGTCTGTGGACAAGGCTGGGCGGACTCTTTTTGGTTGCAACATTTGGCATTGGCGTCACCGTTGCTGCTATCACAAAATACAATGTTACTGTTAAAGCCGCTGCAACAGTTCGCCCCACCGGCGATCTGCGACTCATTCAAGCGGCTGCTCAAGGCAGCGTTAACCGAATTGAAATCAAAGAAAATCAAGCAGTCAAACAGGGAGAAGTGATCGCTTATATTGATGATTCACAACTGCAAACTAAAAAAAATCAACTGCAAGGAAATATTCAAAACAACCAACTCCAACTCACTCAACTCGATGCTCAAATGAAGGCGATAGACGGTCAAGTTGCAGCAGAAACTGACCGCAATAACCGCATGGTTGCCTCAGCTCAAGCAGATTTAATTCGCACTCAACGGGACTATCAAAATCAGCAAGTAACCTCTGTAGCTGGAGTCTCCGAAGCTGTAGCCAATTTAAGGAGTTCTGAAGAAGAATTGCAAAAAGCGCAGGCAGATTTAACGTCAGCCGAGGCGAATTTGAGATCGATTGAGGCGGCTTTAAAGTCAGCGAGGACGAGGCGAGATCGGTATCAGCCTTTAGTTGAATCTGGCGGACTTTCTCAAGATCAATTCGAGGAAGTTAAACTTGCAGTTGAGCAACAAGAAGAAGCCGTTGAACAGCAAAAAGCGGTGATTGCCGGCCAAAAGCAAGCAATTGAGCGGCAACAACAAGCGATTGAGGCGGCAAAAGCGCGATTGCAAGGGGCATCAGCCGGCCTTGATCCGAGTGAGGCAATCGTGGCAATGGCAAGGGAGAAAATTGATCAGGAAAAAGCTGCCGGTGTTGCCACCTTAGCGAGATTAAATCAGGAACGAGAACAGTTAATTCAGCGAAAAGTTGAACTCCAAAGCCAACTGGGCCGCGATCAGCAAGAACTGCAACAAATAGAAACTGAACTGAAATATACTGTGATTCGCGCGCCGGTTTCTGGCACGATTCATCAGCTTAATCTCCGTAACACTTCTCAAATGGTGCGTCCAGGGGATCTGATTGCTCAAATTTCCCCCAGTGAAGCGCCTTTGGTGGTGAAAGCGCTGGTGTCATCTGAAGATATCAGCCGCGTGAAAGCCGGCCAAGCTGTGCAAATGCGAGTGTCTGCCTGTCCTTATCCTGATTACGGCATCCTTAAAGGCAAGGTGACGGGAGTTTCACCGGATGCAATGAAGCCTGACGTCAATTCACAATCTCCCCAAACTCCCACCTCAAACGCTGCTTTTTTTGAAGTGACGGTTCAGCCGGAAAACCTTGCTTTGGTTCAGGGTGATCGCAAATGTCCGATTCAAGCTGGGATGCAAGGCACGGCTGATATTATTTCTAGAAAAGAGACGGTTCTGACGTTTATTCTCAGAAAGGCAAGGCTACTGACGGATTTGTGA
- a CDS encoding MvdD family ATP-grasp ribosomal peptide maturase: MTVLIITHSKDNESIPMVIDAIEKQGGKAFRFNTDQFPTEIQLDIYYSNGKERLMIATEQEQLDLREVSAVWYRRLRIGGRIPNTMDAQLRQASIQESRATVQGMIASLKAFHLDPVPHLRRAENKQLQLQVARELGIDTPRTLMTNNPQSVREFAHECEGNLITKMHSYFAIYEEGVEKVVFTNPLTAEDLENLDGLCFCPMTFQEHIPKALELRTIVVGKQLFTASIDSQSSEKARHDWRRQGLALIDDWKPYNLPQRLEEKLLQLMSNFGLNYGALDLILTPDGRHIFLEVNPVGEFFWLELCPGLPISHAIADILLAQSQK; this comes from the coding sequence ATGACAGTTTTAATTATTACCCATAGTAAAGATAACGAAAGCATCCCGATGGTAATCGACGCCATCGAAAAACAAGGCGGCAAAGCATTTCGTTTTAACACAGATCAATTTCCCACAGAGATTCAGCTAGATATCTACTACAGTAACGGAAAAGAGCGATTAATGATCGCTACTGAACAAGAGCAACTGGATCTGCGTGAAGTTTCCGCCGTCTGGTATCGCCGGCTCAGAATTGGCGGGCGAATTCCTAACACAATGGATGCCCAACTCAGACAAGCCTCGATTCAAGAATCACGGGCGACTGTTCAAGGCATGATCGCTAGCCTTAAAGCTTTTCACCTTGATCCAGTGCCCCATCTGCGGCGGGCGGAAAACAAACAATTGCAGTTGCAAGTTGCACGAGAATTGGGGATTGATACGCCACGCACTTTAATGACCAATAATCCCCAATCCGTGCGAGAATTTGCCCACGAGTGCGAGGGAAATTTAATCACCAAAATGCATTCCTATTTTGCAATTTATGAAGAGGGTGTAGAAAAAGTCGTTTTCACCAATCCTTTAACTGCTGAGGATCTAGAAAATCTTGATGGACTGTGCTTTTGTCCGATGACATTTCAGGAACATATTCCCAAAGCCTTAGAATTACGCACAATTGTTGTCGGGAAGCAGTTGTTTACCGCCTCAATTGATTCTCAAAGTTCGGAGAAGGCGCGTCACGATTGGCGCAGGCAAGGCTTAGCCCTGATAGATGATTGGAAACCCTATAATTTACCCCAGAGACTCGAAGAAAAGCTGCTACAGTTAATGAGCAACTTTGGCTTAAATTACGGAGCGCTTGACTTAATCTTAACGCCAGACGGTCGCCATATTTTCCTAGAAGTTAACCCAGTCGGGGAGTTTTTCTGGCTGGAATTGTGCCCTGGTTTACCGATTTCCCATGCAATCGCGGATATTTTGCTCGCTCAGTCTCAAAAATAA
- a CDS encoding MvdC family ATP-grasp ribosomal peptide maturase, producing the protein MSLSRNIVLLLTHSGDFFTIDRVAEAIVQRGAQPFRLDTDQFPMNLQLSAQIDSERLHHRLHYQDKSISTEQVRSVWMRRLWEPKLSPELSPQYQYACRRESRAALLGFLDSLSEVRWVDDLRHISAAENKLRQLRIARKAGLQIPQTLVTNDPQEARDFFQQLKGKMVAKLLTPLSASMEGSAFFLYTSEVKEADLADAESLRYSPMVFQEQIPKLRELRVIFVAGKLFAGALDASRYSATTMDWRNAKPGECVWEPAEIPSQIADGLNIFMAEFGLLFGAFDFIQTPDGEYIFLEVNPTGEWGMLERDLNLPISEAIADTLLSEQR; encoded by the coding sequence ATGAGTTTGTCTCGCAATATTGTTTTATTGCTCACCCACAGTGGAGATTTCTTCACGATTGATCGCGTTGCCGAAGCCATCGTTCAGCGCGGGGCACAACCTTTTCGTCTCGACACCGATCAATTCCCAATGAATCTGCAACTTTCAGCTCAAATTGATAGCGAAAGACTGCATCACCGGCTTCACTATCAAGACAAATCTATCAGCACAGAGCAAGTGCGATCAGTTTGGATGCGCCGGCTTTGGGAACCCAAGCTGAGTCCAGAATTATCACCACAGTACCAGTACGCTTGTCGTCGAGAGTCACGCGCTGCCCTTCTCGGCTTCTTAGACAGCCTCAGTGAGGTGCGCTGGGTGGATGATTTGCGACACATTTCCGCCGCAGAAAACAAGTTGCGTCAGCTTAGAATTGCCAGAAAAGCCGGCTTACAAATTCCCCAAACGCTCGTTACCAACGATCCTCAAGAAGCACGAGACTTTTTTCAACAACTGAAGGGAAAAATGGTGGCTAAACTTTTGACCCCCCTTTCAGCAAGTATGGAAGGCTCCGCTTTTTTCCTGTATACCAGCGAAGTTAAAGAAGCGGATCTGGCAGATGCTGAATCACTGCGTTATAGTCCGATGGTTTTCCAAGAGCAAATTCCAAAATTGAGAGAATTGCGAGTGATCTTTGTGGCAGGGAAATTGTTTGCTGGGGCACTCGATGCATCTCGTTATTCCGCAACAACAATGGATTGGCGTAATGCTAAACCCGGAGAGTGTGTGTGGGAGCCGGCAGAAATCCCAAGTCAAATTGCCGATGGTCTTAATATTTTTATGGCAGAGTTTGGGCTACTTTTTGGAGCCTTCGATTTTATCCAAACACCAGACGGTGAATATATCTTTCTTGAAGTTAACCCGACAGGGGAATGGGGAATGTTAGAGCGAGATTTAAACCTTCCAATTTCTGAGGCAATTGCAGATACTTTATTATCTGAGCAGCGTTGA
- a CDS encoding microviridin/marinostatin family tricyclic proteinase inhibitor: MSEMPNEKAVPFFARFLESQNIEELSEEDMEAAAGGKCRKKSKCNGGGIAVTEKYPSDQEEGGDVTTTKYPSDAEDEGEVMVTMKYPSDAEDSGGCL, encoded by the coding sequence ATGTCTGAAATGCCAAACGAAAAAGCAGTTCCCTTTTTCGCCCGCTTCCTAGAAAGCCAGAACATTGAAGAACTTTCTGAAGAGGATATGGAAGCCGCAGCCGGCGGTAAATGCAGGAAAAAATCAAAATGTAACGGCGGCGGAATTGCTGTAACTGAAAAGTATCCATCTGACCAAGAAGAGGGTGGAGACGTGACAACGACGAAGTACCCATCTGATGCCGAAGATGAAGGGGAAGTCATGGTGACAATGAAGTACCCGTCTGATGCCGAGGACTCCGGCGGCTGCCTGTAA
- a CDS encoding peptidase domain-containing ABC transporter, giving the protein MKYQVVLQHSEEDCGAACLATIAKQYGRTFTLNRIREAVGTGQLGTTLLGLKRGSEVLGFNARGVRASPEILDKMKEAPLPAIIHWMGYHWVVLHGQRGKKYAIADPAVGIRYLSKEELREGWANGLMLLLEPDPVRFSSQSDDKISGFGRFFKPVWAYRGILGEAFLINLVLGMLSLTSPFLLQILTDDVLVRGDTQLLTGVVIAVVIMNFLSSSLQLVQSNLIAHFAQRLQLGLVLEFGRVILRLPLSYYEARRSGEIVSRLRDIQEINQLVSQVVIRLPSQLFIAAISLSFMLFYSWKLTIAAFLFALLMTFSTVIFLPALQQKTRTLLVLEAENQGVLVETFKGALTLKTTTAAPQFWEEFQSRFGRLANVTFRTIQIGIINNTFSGLVSSISSVALLWLGSSLVISQELTIGQLLAFNSMNGNFIGFIGTIVGFVDEFTMAQTATQRLTEVIDSTPESQNDYQKPIAKIPGNADIICTNLNFYHAGRVDLLKEFSLKIPGGKATALIGKSGCGKSTLAKLIAGLHSPQSGNIRFGIYNMQDLSLDCLRQQVVLVPQDAHFWSRSIIENFRLGNPYVTFEQIVTACQIAEADEFISKLPDKYQTVLGEFGANISGGQRQRLAIARAIVNDPPVLILDESTAGLDPVSEAEVLDRLLSYRQDKTTITISHRPRVIERAEWIVFLENGQLKLQGSVEDLRKLPGDHINFLTP; this is encoded by the coding sequence ATGAAATACCAGGTTGTTTTACAGCACAGTGAAGAAGACTGTGGGGCTGCTTGTCTTGCCACCATTGCTAAACAGTACGGGCGCACGTTTACCCTCAACCGTATCCGGGAAGCCGTCGGTACCGGCCAGTTGGGAACGACCTTACTAGGACTGAAACGGGGTTCAGAGGTACTTGGTTTCAATGCTAGAGGCGTTAGGGCTTCACCTGAAATTTTAGACAAGATGAAAGAAGCCCCTTTGCCGGCGATCATTCACTGGATGGGCTATCACTGGGTGGTTTTGCATGGACAGCGGGGTAAGAAATATGCGATCGCTGACCCGGCTGTTGGCATCCGTTACCTGTCTAAGGAAGAGTTAAGGGAGGGCTGGGCCAATGGCTTGATGCTTTTACTTGAACCCGATCCCGTCCGCTTTTCTTCCCAGTCCGATGATAAAATTAGCGGTTTTGGGCGTTTCTTTAAGCCGGTGTGGGCTTATCGAGGCATTCTGGGTGAGGCTTTTCTAATTAATCTTGTTTTAGGGATGCTGTCTTTAACTTCCCCGTTTCTGCTGCAAATTCTCACCGATGATGTGCTGGTTCGTGGGGATACGCAGTTGCTTACAGGTGTGGTCATTGCTGTTGTGATTATGAACTTTCTCAGCAGCAGCCTCCAGCTCGTCCAGTCTAACCTGATTGCTCACTTTGCCCAACGGTTACAGTTAGGGCTAGTGCTGGAATTTGGAAGAGTCATTTTGCGTTTACCCCTAAGCTATTATGAAGCGCGTCGCAGTGGTGAAATTGTCAGCCGGCTACGAGATATTCAAGAAATTAATCAGTTAGTTTCCCAAGTCGTTATCCGTCTTCCCAGCCAATTATTCATTGCTGCGATTTCTTTGAGCTTTATGCTGTTCTACAGTTGGAAACTCACCATAGCTGCCTTTTTATTTGCACTTTTAATGACCTTCTCGACAGTCATTTTTCTGCCGGCACTTCAGCAAAAAACTCGAACCTTATTAGTTTTAGAGGCAGAAAATCAGGGCGTCTTAGTCGAAACCTTTAAGGGCGCACTCACCCTAAAAACCACCACAGCAGCCCCCCAATTTTGGGAAGAGTTTCAGAGCCGGTTTGGTCGCCTAGCTAACGTGACATTCCGCACAATTCAAATTGGCATTATCAATAATACCTTTTCTGGGTTAGTTTCCAGTATCAGCAGCGTTGCCTTGCTTTGGCTCGGCAGCAGTTTAGTGATTAGCCAAGAATTAACCATCGGTCAGCTATTGGCATTTAACAGCATGAATGGTAATTTCATCGGCTTCATCGGCACAATCGTCGGATTTGTGGATGAATTTACGATGGCTCAAACGGCTACACAACGCCTGACAGAAGTGATTGACTCGACTCCTGAAAGTCAGAACGACTATCAAAAGCCGATTGCTAAAATTCCCGGCAATGCTGACATTATTTGTACGAACCTCAACTTTTATCATGCGGGTAGAGTTGACCTTCTCAAGGAATTTTCTCTCAAAATCCCTGGCGGTAAAGCCACTGCTTTAATCGGTAAATCTGGCTGTGGCAAAAGTACCCTGGCTAAGCTGATTGCGGGTTTACACTCACCCCAATCAGGCAATATTCGCTTTGGCATTTATAATATGCAAGACCTTTCTTTGGATTGCTTGCGCCAACAGGTTGTCCTAGTCCCGCAAGACGCTCACTTTTGGAGCCGGTCAATTATTGAAAATTTTCGTTTGGGTAATCCTTACGTGACATTTGAGCAAATCGTTACGGCTTGCCAAATTGCTGAGGCTGATGAATTTATTAGTAAGTTACCCGATAAATATCAAACCGTTTTGGGAGAATTTGGCGCAAATATTTCTGGAGGACAGCGGCAGCGACTAGCAATTGCCAGAGCGATTGTTAATGATCCGCCTGTATTAATTTTAGATGAATCCACAGCCGGTTTAGATCCGGTCAGTGAGGCTGAAGTTCTAGACCGGCTGCTGTCCTACCGGCAAGATAAAACGACCATTACAATCAGTCACCGCCCTAGAGTGATTGAGCGTGCTGAGTGGATTGTGTTTCTAGAAAATGGTCAATTAAAATTACAAGGTTCTGTGGAGGATTTGCGAAAACTTCCCGGCGATCATATTAATTTCTTAACGCCTTAA
- a CDS encoding glycosyltransferase: MSPSQANNFSNPAFLPRVSVIVPIYNGEADLPDLLNCLRLQTYPTHLVEYLLVDNNSSDHTGPLIASAGEGFRHLSENQIQSSYAARNTGIRAATGNILAFTDADCRPNPNWLNTLIQPFVKENVGIVAGEIEALAGETLLEKYASRQDTLSQKHTLAHPFCPYGQTANLAIRRQVLEEVGLFRPYLTTGGDADICWRILRQTHWQLEFAPDAIVQHRHRSTLRQLRSQWRRYGESNKYLHELHGIDLMRELTAKEYLYRLSRWLLKELPAASVKASLGKAGLADLLSTPLDLFCFQARTTGQREANLAEKAREIEQFIQP; this comes from the coding sequence ATGTCTCCCAGCCAAGCAAATAACTTCAGCAACCCGGCTTTTTTACCCAGAGTTTCCGTCATTGTTCCGATTTACAATGGCGAGGCAGATTTACCAGATTTACTAAATTGTTTGCGATTACAAACTTACCCAACGCATTTAGTTGAATATTTGCTCGTAGACAATAACAGCAGCGATCACACCGGCCCCCTGATTGCATCTGCCGGTGAGGGTTTCCGCCACCTCAGCGAGAATCAAATTCAAAGTTCTTATGCCGCTAGGAATACCGGCATTCGTGCTGCAACCGGCAACATTCTTGCCTTCACCGATGCCGACTGCCGGCCCAACCCTAACTGGTTAAATACATTAATTCAGCCATTTGTCAAGGAAAATGTGGGAATTGTTGCCGGTGAAATTGAGGCACTTGCCGGTGAAACTCTGCTGGAAAAATACGCCAGCCGGCAGGATACTTTATCCCAAAAGCATACCTTAGCTCATCCTTTTTGTCCTTATGGTCAAACGGCAAATTTAGCAATTCGCCGGCAAGTGTTAGAAGAAGTCGGTTTATTTCGCCCTTATTTAACGACTGGCGGCGATGCTGATATTTGCTGGCGAATTTTGCGGCAAACTCATTGGCAGCTAGAATTTGCCCCAGATGCGATTGTGCAACACCGGCATCGCTCAACTTTGCGGCAGTTACGAAGTCAGTGGCGGCGTTATGGTGAATCTAACAAGTATTTGCACGAATTGCACGGCATCGATTTAATGCGGGAATTGACTGCGAAAGAATATCTTTATCGCCTCAGCCGGTGGTTGTTGAAAGAATTGCCGGCTGCTAGTGTGAAAGCAAGTCTGGGAAAAGCCGGCTTGGCAGATTTATTAAGTACACCCCTCGATCTCTTTTGTTTTCAGGCGAGAACAACGGGGCAACGAGAAGCAAATTTAGCAGAAAAAGCGCGGGAAATTGAACAATTTATCCAGCCCTAA
- the mraY gene encoding phospho-N-acetylmuramoyl-pentapeptide-transferase: MDAKSFSGNALNLSGTNLFWLLGVGLSAAALILDWTAGRFLNLGFSLTLPLLVSALLTAGLGYWVVPLLQQLKTGQVIREDGPQAHLKKAGTPTMGGVFFVPVGVLVALLWAGFSPAVSAPDFMPVIAVAALTLAYGFIGWLDDWQILRRKSNKGISPQMKLALQVGFGGLFCLWLFIQTYFLESVEPASITTILLPLGLAIPLGLLFWPLAVFVLVAESNATNLTDGVDGLMGGLGAIAFLGFAVVVAPTSAGLAIFCACLSGSCLGFVAHNRNPARVFMGDTGSLALGGALASVAILTNSLWSLFIIGGILIVETLSVMAQVGYYKATKGPDGIGKRLFKMAPLHHHLELSGWREIKIVGVFYVINAILVLLALVLH; this comes from the coding sequence GTGGACGCTAAATCATTTTCTGGCAACGCATTAAACCTTTCAGGCACGAATCTGTTTTGGCTGCTGGGCGTTGGGCTGAGTGCAGCAGCGCTGATTTTGGATTGGACAGCCGGCAGGTTTCTCAATTTAGGGTTCTCCCTGACGTTGCCCCTGTTAGTTTCTGCCTTGCTAACAGCGGGGTTGGGCTACTGGGTGGTGCCGCTACTGCAGCAGCTAAAAACCGGCCAAGTTATTCGAGAAGATGGCCCTCAAGCACATTTGAAAAAAGCCGGCACTCCGACAATGGGCGGGGTGTTTTTTGTGCCGGTGGGCGTGCTGGTGGCGCTGCTGTGGGCTGGTTTTTCGCCGGCAGTCTCAGCGCCCGATTTCATGCCGGTGATCGCTGTAGCCGCCTTAACCCTTGCCTATGGCTTTATTGGTTGGCTGGACGACTGGCAAATCCTACGCCGCAAATCGAATAAAGGCATTTCGCCTCAAATGAAACTCGCCTTACAAGTGGGATTTGGTGGGCTGTTTTGTCTGTGGTTGTTCATCCAGACGTACTTTCTAGAATCGGTTGAGCCGGCAAGTATCACAACAATTCTTTTACCCCTCGGTTTAGCGATTCCGTTAGGGCTGCTATTTTGGCCCTTGGCAGTATTTGTGCTAGTAGCAGAAAGTAACGCCACTAACCTCACCGATGGCGTGGATGGACTAATGGGCGGACTCGGTGCGATTGCGTTCCTGGGTTTCGCTGTAGTGGTTGCACCAACCTCTGCCGGTTTGGCGATTTTCTGCGCCTGTCTCAGCGGTAGCTGTCTCGGTTTCGTGGCACATAACCGCAACCCCGCTCGTGTTTTTATGGGGGATACCGGCTCTTTGGCACTGGGAGGCGCTTTAGCATCTGTGGCGATTCTCACAAATAGCCTCTGGAGTCTTTTTATTATCGGCGGCATTCTAATCGTTGAAACGTTGTCTGTAATGGCTCAAGTGGGATATTATAAAGCCACAAAAGGCCCAGATGGAATTGGCAAACGCCTGTTTAAAATGGCACCCCTTCACCATCATTTAGAACTTTCGGGATGGCGCGAAATCAAAATAGTAGGCGTTTTTTATGTGATTAACGCAATCCTCGTTCTCCTCGCCCTGGTGCTTCATTAA
- a CDS encoding DUF3134 domain-containing protein gives MYNPSLRQESRHEPADVIPLNQETSLLDWLENTGRLIARDSHELAGYLDEEEEISELMAVDEGTFDLDDDDDDELDLEE, from the coding sequence ATGTATAACCCTTCTCTGCGTCAAGAATCTCGTCATGAGCCGGCGGATGTGATTCCATTGAATCAAGAGACTTCCCTTTTAGACTGGTTGGAAAACACAGGTCGTTTGATCGCCCGTGACTCTCACGAGCTTGCCGGCTATCTGGATGAGGAAGAAGAAATTTCTGAACTGATGGCTGTGGATGAGGGCACCTTTGACCTCGATGATGATGATGATGATGAGCTTGATTTGGAGGAATAA